A genomic window from Marinobacter adhaerens HP15 includes:
- a CDS encoding ParB N-terminal domain-containing protein → MTQASDSTSKRSPRKRARASTGNEVLKKTFGKTEESVTPLSGSELPADEVVPGTPIRSATSRTDKVEPKQVPESTRNMVEAVSAKSSDGDALRQYQCTTNYYIPANKIRDWKYNDRSQEAVLSDPKFPELKDSIELAGRLAEAIVVRPLSSVDEDGFEFEQVIGCKRLTACKLISPNFPVECSVQALTDAEAAALQAAENKGRSDPPIWDRGCAWASLLDQKVYGSVRELALALGEKHEKTVANYVRFARYIQAEPEFRTLPLSRLAQAPLELLANIAKGKDVPVEERDELVQRIVEIEDDLRARPERATKLLEKAIVKFKAEKSNSGFDNRSVEKPRVFQSEYGKTLTLTRKNGELRMVLHADVASEVDHDELEGIVVSYLREKGLHMKEKAGK, encoded by the coding sequence ATGACTCAAGCTTCTGATTCCACGTCTAAGCGGTCTCCGCGCAAGCGCGCACGGGCATCAACTGGAAATGAAGTGTTGAAGAAGACCTTTGGCAAGACGGAAGAGTCCGTCACGCCGCTCTCTGGTAGTGAATTGCCGGCAGATGAGGTCGTCCCTGGCACTCCGATTCGCTCAGCTACGTCGAGGACCGATAAAGTAGAGCCAAAACAAGTGCCGGAATCGACGCGCAACATGGTGGAGGCTGTTAGTGCTAAAAGCTCTGATGGGGATGCGCTGCGGCAATATCAATGCACAACCAATTACTATATTCCAGCAAATAAGATTCGCGATTGGAAGTACAATGACCGGAGTCAAGAAGCCGTACTTTCGGATCCCAAATTTCCTGAGCTTAAGGACAGTATCGAATTGGCTGGGCGCCTTGCAGAGGCGATCGTCGTTAGACCTTTATCTTCAGTCGATGAGGATGGCTTTGAATTTGAGCAGGTTATTGGCTGTAAGCGGCTAACTGCTTGCAAACTGATTAGCCCAAACTTTCCAGTCGAATGCTCTGTTCAAGCCCTAACAGACGCTGAGGCTGCTGCTCTGCAGGCAGCTGAAAACAAAGGCAGAAGTGATCCACCGATATGGGATAGGGGTTGTGCTTGGGCTAGTTTGCTAGATCAAAAGGTGTATGGATCGGTAAGAGAGCTGGCCCTTGCCTTGGGGGAAAAACACGAGAAAACAGTTGCTAATTACGTACGGTTTGCCAGGTACATTCAGGCTGAGCCAGAGTTTCGAACGCTGCCGTTGAGTCGCTTGGCACAGGCACCGCTTGAGTTACTCGCAAACATTGCTAAAGGCAAAGACGTGCCAGTAGAAGAGCGTGATGAGCTCGTTCAACGTATTGTTGAAATCGAAGATGACCTGAGGGCGCGGCCAGAGCGGGCAACGAAGCTACTTGAGAAGGCTATTGTTAAGTTTAAAGCAGAGAAGAGCAATTCTGGTTTTGATAATCGATCCGTTGAAAAACCAAGAGTGTTTCAGTCAGAGTACGGCAAGACACTCACCCTTACTCGAAAAAACGGTGAGCTGCGTATGGTTTTGCATGCTGACGTCGCTAGTGAAGTTGATCATGACGAATTAGAGGGGATAGTTGTTTCCTACTTGCGCGAAAAAGGTCTACACATGAAGGAGAAGGCCGGTAAATAG
- a CDS encoding tyrosine-type recombinase/integrase produces MSQKTGIDKTVEPFSDSTELTPERSVQSKVRATLPWETPEEFRTVPGHAGKLRVPDPIGWTADNDVEAVAVWLAEKASASTHTANAYRKEAERFVVWLGDQGLTLSDARREHYLLYARFLRNPQPTEQWCSGIRVKRSDPRWRPFEGPLSPGTAKQSLTVLKSLISYLHTKGWLAVNPMPDPRNLVSVAKQDRADQIAERQIPPRLLEELRQFAHNWTPETAPEGGSNNAHSQQRRRIIKARLAVILELSSVLAARSSDLLNATMTDIRPAPANAGVDWVWHIPHGKGNKSGVLPLPKSIMTKISNLRIQLGLTALPSPGESRIPLIPGLKTFKRNGHAEQLQPLSRAGLYQHIKSVLSEFARELEQREPSQSADATIIRRASTHWFRHSAIKAITLKTGSLTIAQKLARHANVSTTADYAKTTLSELAHVLEP; encoded by the coding sequence ATGAGCCAGAAAACAGGCATCGACAAAACCGTGGAACCTTTTTCAGACAGCACCGAACTGACGCCCGAACGTAGTGTTCAGTCGAAAGTGAGAGCCACTCTACCCTGGGAAACGCCCGAGGAATTTCGTACGGTGCCTGGTCATGCCGGAAAGTTGCGGGTACCCGACCCAATAGGCTGGACAGCCGACAACGATGTGGAGGCGGTTGCTGTGTGGTTGGCAGAGAAAGCCAGCGCAAGCACCCATACCGCAAACGCCTATCGAAAAGAAGCCGAACGGTTCGTGGTTTGGCTGGGCGATCAAGGTTTAACACTTTCAGACGCCAGGCGAGAGCACTATCTTCTATACGCGCGCTTCCTGAGAAACCCGCAACCCACCGAGCAGTGGTGCAGCGGTATCCGTGTGAAACGAAGCGATCCGAGGTGGCGACCATTCGAGGGCCCATTATCACCAGGGACCGCCAAACAATCGCTCACGGTCCTCAAATCCCTGATCAGTTATTTGCATACGAAGGGGTGGCTTGCAGTAAACCCTATGCCCGACCCACGGAATCTCGTTTCTGTCGCAAAACAAGACCGGGCCGATCAAATTGCAGAACGTCAAATTCCTCCGCGGCTTTTGGAGGAACTGCGCCAGTTTGCACATAACTGGACGCCCGAAACTGCCCCCGAGGGAGGGTCTAATAACGCGCACAGCCAACAACGCCGGCGAATCATTAAGGCGCGCCTTGCGGTGATCCTTGAGCTATCAAGCGTGTTGGCTGCGCGTTCAAGCGATTTGTTGAACGCAACTATGACGGATATTCGTCCGGCCCCCGCCAATGCGGGTGTCGATTGGGTGTGGCACATTCCTCATGGGAAAGGGAACAAGTCGGGTGTATTGCCTTTGCCCAAGTCGATTATGACTAAGATTTCTAACCTGCGCATCCAGCTTGGACTGACTGCCCTACCCTCCCCCGGGGAATCACGCATTCCATTAATTCCTGGGCTGAAGACTTTCAAAAGAAACGGCCATGCGGAGCAACTTCAGCCCCTAAGTCGAGCTGGTCTTTACCAGCACATCAAAAGCGTGCTCAGCGAGTTTGCCCGCGAGTTGGAACAGCGCGAGCCTTCGCAATCGGCGGATGCCACCATTATTCGTCGTGCTTCAACCCATTGGTTCCGACACTCGGCCATTAAAGCAATAACACTGAAAACGGGTAGCCTCACGATTGCGCAAAAGCTAGCGCGTCATGCTAACGTTTCTACAACGGCAGACTATGCCAAAACAACATTAAGTGAACTTGCGCACGTTTTGGAACCGTAG
- a CDS encoding AAA family ATPase yields MVSKTESGKWLGPGEQTDEYLAQITEAGYDILEDARSEVYSFEEAGSNRPAKLWPASQAAAILGRSVGWLREVDPDNPIRNASGHTAWSLKRLMAIADRVGGLLYQRPPSTRALILAMAKFKGGVGNSCNAAHIAHGLAIKGLKVLAVDLDAQASLTAVLGGLIPDIHLEIEDLPNEALIRDPSVIANPDMGVIKPTYFHNVDLVCANSYLNRVEQHLSSYHHGTLSDESGLNPAERLKVMLSHVEQDYDVILLDCPPTLGMLTTNALEAADGIISSVRPEAFDRTSLVSFFDTVQGHAEITGKNYDYIRILISQSRDRLPLAGPDNAQVNVSGMKEEDVREGHRRNEFKLRRDYGDAIMKSTMDWSPAFGQAIGRFSTVFSAQKRIGSRSSWDRGISIAQSVVDEVYSDLKAIWELHMKDQEEAA; encoded by the coding sequence ATGGTGAGCAAAACCGAATCAGGTAAATGGCTTGGTCCTGGTGAACAAACGGATGAATACCTGGCACAAATTACGGAAGCCGGATACGACATCCTGGAGGATGCCCGAAGCGAGGTATATTCATTTGAAGAGGCAGGCAGCAATCGTCCAGCCAAACTCTGGCCAGCTAGTCAAGCTGCAGCAATTTTAGGACGATCGGTAGGATGGTTGCGCGAAGTTGATCCAGACAATCCTATCCGCAACGCTAGTGGACACACCGCATGGTCTTTGAAACGTTTGATGGCTATCGCTGACCGTGTTGGCGGTCTACTTTACCAGCGGCCTCCAAGTACAAGGGCCCTTATTCTGGCGATGGCGAAATTCAAAGGTGGTGTTGGCAACAGCTGCAATGCTGCACATATAGCTCATGGCCTTGCGATTAAAGGTTTAAAAGTACTAGCAGTCGATCTTGACGCTCAAGCGTCTTTGACTGCCGTTCTAGGAGGACTCATTCCGGATATACATCTGGAAATCGAAGATCTACCGAACGAGGCGCTCATCCGGGATCCTTCAGTGATTGCCAATCCTGACATGGGCGTCATCAAGCCTACTTACTTTCATAATGTTGATTTGGTCTGTGCCAACAGTTACCTCAACCGGGTTGAGCAGCATCTGAGTAGCTACCACCACGGCACTTTATCTGATGAAAGTGGACTGAATCCTGCTGAACGCCTCAAAGTAATGCTTTCCCATGTTGAGCAGGATTACGATGTTATTCTCCTAGACTGCCCACCTACCCTGGGTATGTTGACGACCAATGCATTGGAAGCCGCAGATGGCATTATCAGTTCCGTTCGCCCAGAAGCTTTTGACAGAACCTCATTGGTAAGTTTCTTTGATACGGTGCAAGGGCATGCTGAAATCACTGGTAAAAATTACGACTATATCCGTATTCTGATTAGTCAGTCCCGAGATCGGTTGCCTTTGGCTGGTCCAGACAACGCGCAGGTCAATGTTTCTGGTATGAAGGAGGAGGACGTTCGCGAGGGGCACCGACGGAATGAATTCAAGCTTCGTCGTGATTATGGTGACGCTATTATGAAATCGACAATGGATTGGTCTCCAGCGTTTGGGCAGGCTATTGGTCGATTCTCGACGGTTTTCTCCGCGCAAAAGCGAATTGGTTCGCGATCATCGTGGGATCGGGGAATTTCGATTGCACAAAGTGTTGTGGATGAAGTCTATTCAGATCTAAAAGCGATCTGGGAATTGCACATGAAAGATCAGGAGGAGGCAGCATGA